A stretch of Ornithodoros turicata isolate Travis unplaced genomic scaffold, ASM3712646v1 Chromosome28, whole genome shotgun sequence DNA encodes these proteins:
- the LOC135373649 gene encoding uncharacterized protein LOC135373649: MSMSDELKLPKLSSDNYHSRSIRVRAALVQKGCWEAIDLGYSSREMSAQEKKTDNKALTFLFLVVEDNYLDDIGASARAKEAWDTLHEMHSKFGLLHVLQLMRDSFNVKLKRKELMNDYLGRLMDLHRKLSNAGYAFTDREVALVMLMGLRGTYEPLILNLEQEEDTVTDKGVKTRLLIEEKQELRSDEELAGEYESQRALMTKNYAKKDDRKAHQGSPRRHQGTWKRKVDNLDQTKKGIVSQANIAMHNDLCVQNTVSAQPHVWHLDPGATDHMTSYKAKLTDFKPCESTVEKSNTEFMKFIGKGRVQMQSSEK; encoded by the exons ATGTCTATGTCAGACGAATTGAAACTTCCGAAGCTGTCGTCTGACAATTACCATTCTCGGTCGATCCGGGTAAGAGCCGCCCTTGTACAGAAGGGATGCTGGGAAGCGATCGACCTTGGCTACTCAAGCAGGGAAATGAGTGCCCAAGAGAAGAAGACCGACAACAAGGCACTGACATTTCTGTTCCTCGTAGTCGAGGATAACTACCTTGATGACATCGGGGCAAGTGCAAGAGCGAAGGAAGCGTGGGATACGTTGCACGAAATGCACTCGAAGTTTGGACTTCTCCACGTACTACAGTTGATGAGAGACTCCTTCAACGTTAAATTGAAGAGGAAAGAGCTCATGAATGACTACCTAGGAAGACTTATGGATCTGCACAGGAAGCTGTCGAATGCAGGTTACGCCTTCACGGACCGAGAGGTTGCATTGGTCATGCTCATGGGACTTCGTGGTACGTATGAGCCACTTATTCTCAACTTAGAGCAAGAGGAAGACACCGTGACTGATAAAGGAGTGAAGACGAGGCTACTTATTGAAGAAAAACAAGAATTGCGTAGCGATGAAGAGCTCGCCGGTGAATATGAGAGTCAGAGAGCTTTGATGACTAAAAACTACGCTAAGAAGGACGACAGAAAAGCTCACCAAGGGAGCCCGCGACGGCACCAAGGCACGTGGAAGAGGAAA GTTGACAACCTTGACCAAACCAAGAAAGGAATCGTGTCACAAGCGAACATCGCGATGCATAATGATCTATGTGTCCAGAATACCGTTTCCGCACAGCCTCACGTGTGGCATCTTGACCCGGGTGCTACAGATCATATGACATCGTACAAGGCGAAGCTGACTGACTTTAAGCCCTGCGAGTCTACAGTAGAGAAATCCAACACAGAGTTCATGAAATTTATTGGGAAGGGACGCGTTCAGATGCAATCGTCTGAAAAGTGA